The sequence GAAAGCATCCACATAGAACATTTTTGCCTTCCGACCGTTACGAAACCGCATCCCTACAAAAATAATTTCCAAGAGAATAATGAGATGATTAATCATCCACGCTTTCTATTCGTCACCAGTAACAAAGATTAAAGGTTTTTCTTTTATTTAAATCGCCTCCTTAGTATCAGCCTTTTGTGTAGTTTTTGAACTGACATCATCAAAAAATAGTCCAACTAAAACCCAAATGGTATCCTATTGCTTTTGCTACCTTGACGATAGGAGTTAATCCATTTTCAATTTTTGTTTAAGGAATGGTCAATCCTTACTTTATCAGCAACATCTTGTTGCGAATAACCTAGGAGCTTACGTCTTTGTGTCATGATGTTTGTTTTCAATTTCTTCACCTCTCTTGTGTAGTTTCCACACTAATTACATAGTGTATTTTTTACACTTTCGATACTTTTGTTCGTTTTTTTACACAATTATTTAAATGTGCATTTTTTTCACTTATAATATAGATAAAATAGATTCGCTTAGGGGAAATACATATGAATTATGGTAAAAGGCTAAAAGAGTTAAGAGAAAGAAAAAAATTGTCGCAACAACAACTTGCTGATAGCTTGAATATCAATCGTTCTACATATGCACGATATGAATTGGCGCAAACTCAACCAGATTTTGAAACTTTGCAAAAATTAGCAGATTTCTATGAGGTATCAACCGACTACCTCCTAGGAAGAGAAGAAAACAAAGTAAATGTTGCCGGTCAAGAAATCAACCTCACCCCAGAAGAGTACAAAGTCTTTGAAGTGCTAAAGAAACATCCGGTTCTCTTCCATGATCTTGCTTCGGACCCGGAGAAAAAGATTAAAGAACTGATTAAGTTATACCAAGTGAAAAAGATGTTCTTAGAGGAAGACGAAGAAGAATACGGAGACGGATTTGGTGAGTTTGATGATTAAAACGAAAGGAATGGTATGAGTGAATAACGATTTAAAACCAATGTTAGAATCAATCATTCAGGAAGCTTTAAAACCGATCAAAGAAGAGCTAAAAACGATTAAAACTCAATTAGATGAAAACACACAAATAACAAAATCAATCTTACATCGCCAAAATGAAACGGACGCTAAAATGGATTCTATCTCCATTGATGTTCATAAAGTACACGGAGAACTCACCTTCGTAAAGGAAGAAATTGCTGATATTAAGGATACCGTTGATTTCACTTATCAAAAAACATCCAAAAATGAGTTAGAAATCTTCAAGTTAAAACGAGAATAATGAATGACTAACTAAGAAGAATTCATAATCGGAGATGTTAAAATGCAAGGAACTGGTAAAAAACTACTCTAGAAAGATGGGAACAGTTTGCCTTTAATATTTTATCCCATTTTAATTATGCTGATCCAGACGAAATTGACATCTATGATATATGTTGGAAATAGGGACTCGTGTACTCCCTTTCCATCCGGATTTTACTGAACCCTTCCTAGATTACAAATCTATTAATCATCTAAAATCATTTTCAATACCGAAACACAAAGGTCGGCGAGGAACAATTTTTATTACAGAAGAAGGATTGAATCCTATCGAAAAGAAATTGCTCATTGCAGAAGAATTTTGCCGCTGCTACGCCCATTTTTCTTCACAACTTAATGTAGACAAGTATGGTATAAACAGGAAAATCAAGCAAAGCAGTTGTCCGCTTATTTGTTAATGCCGTGGATGTTTTTTAAAAGCATATTGAATTTCGCTATTGATTAAGCTGTTTTATCTCTGAAATCGTTGATTACTTTTTAGTAAAGGAAGAATTTGCGCAATATAGGTTGGAACTCTGTTTAAACATAAAATTGATGCTCTTATACCATTCAGAAACGGGGTTGGGAGTATTGATTGGTTTTAATTTTTTTACAGTATTTTTAGGTAAAATTACCTAATTACATAGTCATATCAAAAGGAGCGTTATGTAATGAGTCAAGCAAATGAAGCAAACCGCGAAGAGTCGTATTTTGATGGAGGATTGCTCCAATATATTGGTTGGAGGATTCTAGGTTTTTTGGTAACTGTCTGTACTCTTGGGATATGTTTACCGTGGTCTTATACTATGATTTATCGCTGGAAAATTGAGCACACAGTTATTAATGGTAGAAGATTAACGTTTAATGGGTCAGCAATAGGGTTGTTTGGAAATTGGATAAAATGGTGGTTTTTCACAGTCATTACATTAGGAATTTACGGTTTCTGGGTTTTTATCAAATTAGAAAAGTGGAAAACAAAATATACAACATTTGCTTAACGGATAAAGTGGGGATTATATGATGGATTCAAATAAGAAACCTTTCTTTTAAAAATGGTGGTTCTGGGTAATTATTATTATTTTTGCGTTTGCTCTAGTTAATCAAGAAAAAGAAAAAAAGACAGATGAGAATCCATTAGATAAGATCAAAAAGAAGAAGTATGTCACCTCTTTGGAATTAAGTGATGATGGCGTTGTTAATGTTGAAAGAAATATAAAATGAGTATCGAAACAATTTAATAAAAGATTATAACAAGCCACTTTACGTTGAAGAATAAAAAGCTCTCATACTTAGGGCTTTTTATTTAAAGTAGAAACAGAACATACACTCTTAAAAGAGTGACATTATGGATAACAAACACCCTGATAACCTAAAAAATCGTAAAAATACCCGTTTACTCAAAGATTCAAGTTAAAAACGGTAGATTAATAGCACTTGACCTTTTCAACCTTTTCCACCGCGATTTGAGCATCTATAACCACTCTAGATGACCATTTCACTAAGTTTTTTGGCCATTTGAACAATTGTAAAAGAAATTTTCAAAAAATCGCGATAAACAATTTCGCCATGAAATAACCAATAACACCACAACCAGGAAATGTAAGTACCCAAGCCCAGACCATTTCTTTAGCCACATTCCAGTTAACATTCGTTAATCGTTTCGAAGCACCAACGCCCATGATTGCTGTCGTTTTTGTATGGGTAGTACTTACAGGGAGTCCAAACAAGGATGCTGTGAAAAGAGAAATGACACCGGCAAGATCTGATGCAAACCCTTCATGTCTTCTCAACTTCACCATATCCATACCGACCGACTTAATAATACGGTAGCCGCCAATGCTCGTTCCTAAACTAATGACAATACTAATAAGAAACATCACCCATGGTGGAATCGCAAATGTTGTCGTGTCTGTCACACCTTGGGAAAGATAAATACCAAATAAAAAAACACCGATAAACTTTTGCCCATCTTGTGCACCGTGCATAAAGGCCATCCCAGCACCAGCAGCATTTTCAGCGTATTTAAAAAATTTTTCAGCCGTTTGTAAATGGGCATGACGAAATAAATAGTTTATCCCCCTTACGATCAAATAACCGAGTCCAAACCCCATAATTGTTGAAACGAATAGGCCATAAATTACTTTCGCCCATTCATGTCCATTGACACCAGCTAGTCCCCCTTGTAAAGCTATTGCTGCCCCAGTTAATCCAGCAATTAATGCATGACTTTCACTAGTAGGAATTCCAAAATACCATGCACCCGTAGCCCATAAAACAATAGCAACCATCGCAGCGCATAAAGCAACGATACTATCATGCGCATTCCCACTGAAGTCAACCATATTGTAAATCGTTTGTGCAACAGTAGAGTTAATTAAAGTCATCACTGTTACACCTAAAAAATTCATAACCGCAGCCATAATAATCGCACCACGAACACTCATACATCGGGTTGATACACATGTAGCAATCGCATTAGGAGCATCTGTCCAACCGTTTACCAATACGACACCTAATGTTAAAATAACCGTTACAAGCATAATCGGATTTCCAGCAAGCATTTGCGTAAATTCAGTAAATGAAAGTGGCATTCACTCACCCCATTTGTTTATTTGCAGTCTTCTCAATGGTTCACACCAAAACCGCCTATTCAAACATTTTTCACACCACATGTGATACCGCTTTATCTAATCAAACCCCCATATATTAGTATTTTCCAACCTCAAAGCAGAGAATCTACCTTTTTGAGACTAACCTTCAATGAGACTTCAATTAATTTGTGAAAAAATTAACATATCCTAATTTTATTTTACTCAATAAAAGATTAAAAGAAAAAGAAAAAACGCTGCCATAAAGGCACCGCGTCCTTTCAATTTTATTCTTCTATAACTCAAGAAAACACGAGTAACTTGGCGTCCTTCCCACACCTTTCATTTCGTGATAGACTCGAAAAATGATATGAATCGGGTTCTTCCAATTCCTCTTAAAACCCGCTAAAATAGTACCTTTCCGAATCCCCAATTTTTCCTTACTCGTTCACACAGCTGCTTTCCGAATCCTTAATTTCTTCTAAAACCCGTAAAGATAAGACATGTAATCGCAGCAACCGTCGTTACAATGATTGCTATCATTAATCCAAGTGCTGCCATAAACGTATCATCTCCCGGGAATTGCGGCTCAAGCGTTACATACCAATAAACAAATACCCCAGTTAAAAATATATAAAAACTACTTCCAACCAATCCCATTACGAATCGATGTATCTTAGTTCCATTCCAAGCTCTATTTAATATCGACCACGAATAGATACTAGCCAAAACTGCAAGAAACATGATGATGAAATGAAAATACGGAATCATCAAGTCCAGTAAAAAAAATAAAATTGCAATTGTAAGTAAAAATAAAGTTGCATTTACAAGAAAAAGGAAACCTCCTGAAAGCCACGGATTTCGATACCAATTTGCTCGTTCTAATTTCATATATAGATTTCTTTTTCCAACCTTTTCTAATAGCGGTTCTCGAAACAAAGTTGAAAGGTAAATACTTATCCCTCCAACTAACAAAATCATTATCAAGCTCATATAAAAGTCTCCTTAATCCTCGTCTTTTCTATACTCCAGAAGATCACCTGGTTGACAATCTAATACTTTACAAATTGCTTCTAAAGTAGAAAACCGTATTGCCTTTGCTTTTCCATTTTTTAAAATGGAAATATTGGCCATCGTAATACCAACCTTTTCTGAAAGTTCCGTTACACTCATTTTCCGCTTTGCTAACATAACGTCGAGATTTACAATTATCGCCATTTTCTCACCTCAAATCGGTCATTCTCTTTTCCATACTCCCTATTAATTGTCCTCTTTCGTTAGACTTGTTTTCAGCATCTTATTAATCATCAAATTGTTAAATCATTTTCATTCTTTATATCTAGGGCACTTTTTAATACCTCTTGGAGTACTGTTGTAAACACATAGATGACAATCGTCGCAAAAACAATAACAATTCCAACTAAGGCAATACTTGGATGTAAGGCGCTTTGAGTGATTAGATAAATGATTCCAACGATGTATAAAACAAAAATTGCAATAGCACTCGATTTTATTCGACCTAGAGAAAAAACCGCTAACTCCGAAAATGCTTCTCCTCTTTCAATAAAGCGAAGTAGTCTGAACGCCTCGTAAAGCGCGATAAAAAACGGAATAACCGTAAGATAAACTCCGATAAGAATTGGATATTGCAAATGGGCAAACTCTGGATACATGTTTGCAATATAATTAGCTAACCATGGTAAAAGAAAAATACAAATGAGCAGTACAGCTAGACCAATGAGTAACACTGATATTTTAAGAAAATTAGTTGATGCTTTTGACATATATACCCCACCATTCGAAATTATTTGATTTTATTTTATCGCATCATTTATTGTTTATCAATATATTTTTGTTGTTTATTTTAATTTTTTTATTGTTATCCATATTTTCAATGATAAACAATATTTATTTACCATTTTTCTTAGTTGTAAACTAGAACAAGTTAATACTGAATTGAAAATATTTACAATACAATATTTAATAAAGATAAAAAAATCATTCTACAAAAGGAAAGTACAATGAAAATAGTTATTGCACCAGATTTAGATAAAGGAAGTCTTTCATCTATTCGTGTGGCAAACACAATGAAACAAGGAATAAGTGAGATTTACCCTCACGCTAATATTAGCTTAAAACCGATGGCAGATGGTGGGGAAGGAACAGTTGATACAATTTTATTTCCAACTCAGGAAATAAAGTGAAATGAATGGGGCCATTAGACGAGCCGATCCAAACGTATTATGCAATTGACGATTCCGCTGTTTTGGAATGTGCAAATATTGCCGGTTTAACCCATGTACCACTCCGCCTTAAAAACATAACTACATATGGACTTGGCGAAGTAATGAAACGCCCGTTAGTTAGATAAAGGCTGTACAAAATTCATTATTATCTTAGGCGAAAGTTTTTCTTTTTCAACAAACAAAACAAATGATCCATTTTTATCAGTCATTAAAAGGATTTCATAATTAAGTTCCATTCATTATTGAACACTACATATCAAAATTTCCACCATATCTTTTAAGGGAGGTGATGCAAAAGATCTATTTCGTAAGTTTAAAAATCAACGAATAAAAGGGGTGGGAAGTTTGACAGGATTTGGTCTTATTAGTTTAATCATTTTAGCTGTGCTGTTTATTGTGTTTTCAACAGCAAAACTAAAGGTGCATCCATTTTTATCATTGATGTTTGCAGCATTTGCTTTAGGTTTGTTAGCAAGATTACCACTTGCCACAGTTGTTGAATCTGTCAATCTTGGTTTTGGGGCATTAATGGGGAATATTGGTCTTGTCATTGTCTTTGGAACGATTATTGGCGTGATCTTAGAAAAATCTGGTGCAGCACTTCGTATGGCAGAAGTCATTTTACGCATCGTTGGCGAAAAACGGCCACAGATGGCGATGAGTATTATTGGTGGGATTGTAAGTATACCTGTCTTTTGCGATTCAGGTTATGTAATTATTTCTTCATTAAAAAAAGCATTAGCACGTAAAGCCAAAGTTGCGATTGCATCAATGGCGATTGCATTATCTACCGGGTTATTCGCTACTCATACACTCGTGCCACCAACTCCAGGACCGATTGCTGCTGCTGGCAATATTGGGGCAGAAGCCTATCTAGGTACGATTATTTTAATCGGTTTAATTGTTTCGGTTCCAACGATCATTATCGGTTATATATGGGCTATGAAAGTGGGAACAAAAATTAAAGTGGAAGGAGAAGAATTACAAACAATAGATTATGATTCAATTGTGAGTGAATTTGGAAAAATGCCTTCTACAATGAAATCTTTCGCCCCCATCGTTTTGCCTATTGTCCTTATTGGGATTAGTTCTTTTACTATATTTGCAGATTGGAAAGGTATGTTAGCTGATATCTTCATCTTTTTAGGAACTCCGGTTGTTGCATTATTTATTGGTGTATTATTTGCATTACTTTTACTACCTCAGTATAATGAACAAACATTAAGTGATTGGATTGGGCAAGCGTTAAAAGAAGCTGCACCAATATTACTTATTACCGGTGCTGGAGGAGCATTCGGAAAAGTAATTAGTACAACACCTATTGCTGAATATATTCAAAGTTTAGGAGAAAATACCCTGTTAACCGGTGCCTTGTTTCTAATTATTCCATTCCTTATTGCTGCAGCTTTAAAATCAGCACAGGGTTCATCAACAGCAGCCTTAGTTATTACATCTACATTAATCGCTCCACTTCTTCCTCAGCTAGAAATTGTCGGTTCAATACCACTAGCGCTTGTTGTAATGGCCATTGGTGCAGGAGCAATGGTTGTCTCTCATGTAAATGATAGTTATTTTTGGGTAGTAAAAGAATTTAGCGGGATGTCCGTTACACAAGCATATAAAGCTCAAACAGCAGCTACATTATTACAAGGGATTGTTGCATTTTTAACTACATTATTATTGTGGGTTATCTTGGTCTAACCAAAAGGAATACCGGTCGCTATGGTTTATACACTTACGACCGGTAGTTATGCTCTATTTTCAAAATTAAGTCTATTCCCAACTCATTCAATATATACATACTAAACAATCAACTAATCATACAAGATTCATTTAATATTCAACCTTTTCTAGTTGCTTCCAATACTTTTCATTTCCCGGTAAGTCATCAAACCAACTTGCATCGTCTGGACAATCTAAAATCATGAGTTCCCCGTAATTCCCATATTTTGCTTGATGGTATTTCAAATAAGCCTTCCCATTTTTTACCGCCAATATTTCAATCTTTCCTGAACTATGGCTCATCGCTAGACGAACCCGCTTGCCAAGTCCTGATGTTCGTGCCTTTGCTGCCTCTACAATTTCATATACCTCTTTTAATGGAAGAACAAAATCATGATTTCCTGCAACAGGACGATTAATGAAAAAGTAATATGGATGAACTCCAGCCCAGGACAGCTTGTCTAATAGTTCAGCAAGTACATTCGGATCATCGTTAATTCCTCTTAATACTGGGGTTTGGTTCAACACGATAGCACCGGCCTCGATTAATGCGGATATTGCTTTTTTCGATTCAGTAGTAATTTCATTCGGGTGATTAATATGAGTCATAATATAAATTCTCTTCTCCGGTGTTGAATATGTTCGAATTAAGTCTAGTAGTGCTTCATCTTCATAAATGCGCATTGGTTGAAAGACTGGTAGTTTCGATCCCAACCGAATAATTTTTACATGATCAATTTCCCTTAGTTGTGTAATGATGTTTCTGAGGCGTTTTGTTGAAAGCATTAGAGAATCTCCACCAGTTAAGAGCACATTATTAATTTCTGGATGTTGGCCGATGTAGTTTATTCCTGGTTGGGGATTCATGTGTACTTCCTCATGGTCGTTATTAAATAACCGCTTTCGAAAACAAAAGCGACAATATGCACCACAAATCTCAGATACAACAAGTAATGCTGTTGTTTTATATTTATGTTGGCAACCTGGAACAACATAATTTGCTGCCTCATCACTTGCATCCCATTGACCGTACTCATCCAGTTCACTTTCACTCGGGATAATAATTTTTCGAATCGGATCATCAGGATTATTCCAATCAATTAGACTAAGATAATAGTCGTTAGCCCGAAATACAAAATTTTCTGCTACCGGTTTCACTCTTTCCTTATCATCTTGCGGAAGTTGTTCTACTTGATCAATCGACGTGTAAAATTTTACCTTCATTTATTATCACCCCTACTTTGAAATTACTATCTTCTCTTATCATAACAAACGTAGGGGTGTTACATATGTCAATTCACCAACATAATTCTAAAAATTTTGTTAACTAATACAAAAACGATTGCTATTTTATCTTAACTTTAACATTGCCTTTAACTCTTGTCGGATAATCAATTATTTTCAACAATAGTTGATTGCTTTCTGCCGGGAACGTTAAATCCCCTATTTGAGTAAATTCAAGTTCTGATTCACCCGAGGAACTACCTAGCTCATTCCACTCATACGTTGCTCCAGTTTCATCCCTGTATTCATGGTCAAATATTTGATAATAATGATTGACATCCCGCTTCTCTTTACTTTCTATTAAAAATTCAACAGTCGTCATTTCTTTATTTCTTGATACATTTTGTAGCGTCAACCCTTCACTTGGACCTTTGATAATTTTCTTCTTATTTAAATCAACAGCAACATCCAATTGGTTTTTGTCTAATGCACGTAAAGTTGTGAACCGGATAAACAGTTCTTTCGGCTTGGTAAAATAGTTACTTTGAATAAATAAAATTTGTTCATTTCTACTTATATGTTCAGCTGTAATCCCATCTTGAATACTAGCCCACTTTTCACCTTTTTCATCTACAATTGTCAAATCATCAAAGGCAAAAATCTGTTTTGGATTATTTGGGTCAAACAACACATGTAAAGCAACTCTCGTCGGATAAACGGTAACATTTTTAAAAGTAATCGTTTGCCCCTCTATTTGCACCGACTTATTAAGTTCAAATGTCTTAATATTCCCATAAAATTTCTCTTGATCAATTGGAAATGTTAATTCCCACTTTTGATTAGACGATTCCTTTTTATTCGGTTCCATTTCGATCTTTGCTTGAATTGTCACTGTCTTTGGTAATTTTTTCACATCATCATGCATACCAACTTCCATTTTCCCGTGAACTACTTTACCTTTTTTAATCCCGGCATGTGGTGAATAACTCAATGTTCCTTCCAACGATTCACCTTTTTCATTCACTATTTTCACATCATCTAATCGAATGGATGTTAAGCTCTCGTCACTTTCTAATGAATAAAAGAAAATCATTTGCGATTCATCAGCAATTACCTCATTAATCGTAAACGTAATTCCTTGATGACTTACTGATTTATTAACAACTTGAAGAAAATCATTTTGTACCGCTCGTTCCAGTCCTTTATCTCCTTGAATAAATTGTATAATTCTTTCCATTCCAGGAACTTGACTAACAAGTGATGCAAAAACTGGAGACACGCGAATAGATATAATCGATAGAAAAAGAAGGGCTGCTATTGTAAATGTGCTAAGCTTTGTATGATGGATTCTTCTTTTCGTTCGCTTTCCATGTTCGATACCAGAATAAATATACGTATCAATCTCATCAGGTATCTGGATATCATGATAATGTGTCTTACTCTTCATAAGCTCCTTTTCTTCTTTTTCAAACATGAAAATCACCACCTTTTTTCAATTCCCCACGCAAAAATATCAATGCTTTATTTAGCCATGTCTTCACTGTTCCGATAGGTCTTCCTACACTTTCCGCAATTTGCTCGATCGTTAAATCTTGATAATATTTGAGAATAATAATTTCTTGATATCTCGGTTCTAATTGTTGAAGTGCTTCTTGAACATGAATTCGATTATCATGGTCCTCAATCACACTGTTATTGTTCTCGTATTCTTGAAGAAGAAGTCGCGAATCTCTTTTCAGTTCATCGACACAATAGTTAATCATAATCCTCGTTATCCACGTGGCAAAAAATTTAGGTTCTTTTACTTTTTTTATATTTTTATAGGCACGAAAGGTCACCTCTTGGATTGCTTCCAATGCATCTTGTTCGTTTTTTAAATAGGAATAGGCCACTCGGTATAGTTGTTTTTTCTGTTGACTCATAATTTGAAAAAAAGCCGCCTCATCTCCTTTTTGTGCGTTTTTAAATGTTTTCACATCCATGTCCTCACCCTTTCGATTGCTCTTTACTTATTAGACCGTTTAGGAGTCGTTTTGGTTTTGAAGATTCATATGAAATTAAAAAATATCACATAGACTCTCGTGTTCTATGTGATCATCTCATTACTATATAGTCGTTTTGGTAACCATTATTTACACAAAATGATATGCATTTAATAACTGAGTAACTCGATTCCGTCCATTGCCCTTTGAGTGGTACAATGCTTTGTCCGTTAATAGAATGAGTTGTTCATACTCCATTTCTTTCGTGGGTACAATGGTACTAACACCTACACTAACCGTAACATAATCATTTACTTTTGATGTTTCATGTGGGATGTTCAAATTAAGGATGCTCTGTCTTACCTCTTCAGCAATCGCGAGTGCTTCTTGTTTTGATTGTTCAAGGAGTAAAATACAAAATTCTTCTCCTCCATATCTTGCTACAAGATGATGCTTATTTTCGTTATATCGCTGAACTTGGTTCGAAATCATTTTCAAACAATCATCACCAGCTAAGTGGCCATAAGTATCATTGTATTTTTTAAAATAATCAATATCAAATAAAATAAGAGAAATACACTCTCCATGTTCTTTACAAAGTTCCCAATGTTTTTGCAAAAAATCATTAAAGTAACGGCGATTGTATAAACCTGTTAAACCATCAATATTTGCTTTCAATTCTAAAGTTCTTATACTATTCGACAGTTCCGATTTCATCATATCGACTTTGTTAATTAATTCAGCTAATTCATCTTTTTGCTGATAATGTGGAATTTTATGAGTAAAGTCATGTTTCGCATACGCGTTTACAGAAGCACCTAAATCAATAATTGGTTTAATAATGGACTTAAGAACTTTTAAATTAATAAGTAAATTTACTAACATCGTTCCAATAATAATAAAAACTAAACTAGCTAAAGTCATGTTAATTCTTTTATTCATCGTATTCCGTACAATCGTTCGTTCTTTTTCAATTTGTTCGGTAAATATTATAAACGTTCTACGGAAGTCATCGAGTGCATTCTTTTCCTCATTTAACAAAGAAATGCTAGGTTCTTCTCCCCTCAACATCATTTCTACATACGGAGCACCATATTGTTCATGCCAATATTTTCCTTTTTCAATTAACTCATCGATTTCATCCGTTAAATCTGGATAGTCTTTCCTTTGATTTTTTAATTTAGTTAACGTATTCAAAAAAACCTCTTTACCTTGCTGATAGGGTTCTAAAAATTTGTAATCCGCTGTTAAATCATAGCCACGTTGCCCTGTCTCTTGATCAATAATTGCTTTATAAAACAAGTTCGCTGAATTATCAATGCGATCCAAAGCCCGCTGTCCTTTTATATTTTCATTTAGAGATAAACGTATTCCCACGATACCAATAATGGTAAACGCTATTATAACTACGGCAGAGAATATTAAGGAGTATAGTAATCTATTACCAAGCTTTCCAAGTGAGTTAAATTTCATACGAGCAAGACACACCTTTAACTATATCTAAAATGGGAGTTTTTACCTAAATCTTATCATCTATTCTATCATAATCCATTACCAATTGCCCAACTTTACTATAATTCAGTTTATAGAGAAAATTGTTGTTGCAAGAGGCATTTTATATGAGAATAATA comes from Bacillus andreraoultii and encodes:
- a CDS encoding inorganic phosphate transporter, which codes for MPLSFTEFTQMLAGNPIMLVTVILTLGVVLVNGWTDAPNAIATCVSTRCMSVRGAIIMAAVMNFLGVTVMTLINSTVAQTIYNMVDFSGNAHDSIVALCAAMVAIVLWATGAWYFGIPTSESHALIAGLTGAAIALQGGLAGVNGHEWAKVIYGLFVSTIMGFGLGYLIVRGINYLFRHAHLQTAEKFFKYAENAAGAGMAFMHGAQDGQKFIGVFLFGIYLSQGVTDTTTFAIPPWVMFLISIVISLGTSIGGYRIIKSVGMDMVKLRRHEGFASDLAGVISLFTASLFGLPVSTTHTKTTAIMGVGASKRLTNVNWNVAKEMVWAWVLTFPGCGVIGYFMAKLFIAIF
- a CDS encoding GntP family permease — protein: MTGFGLISLIILAVLFIVFSTAKLKVHPFLSLMFAAFALGLLARLPLATVVESVNLGFGALMGNIGLVIVFGTIIGVILEKSGAALRMAEVILRIVGEKRPQMAMSIIGGIVSIPVFCDSGYVIISSLKKALARKAKVAIASMAIALSTGLFATHTLVPPTPGPIAAAGNIGAEAYLGTIILIGLIVSVPTIIIGYIWAMKVGTKIKVEGEELQTIDYDSIVSEFGKMPSTMKSFAPIVLPIVLIGISSFTIFADWKGMLADIFIFLGTPVVALFIGVLFALLLLPQYNEQTLSDWIGQALKEAAPILLITGAGGAFGKVISTTPIAEYIQSLGENTLLTGALFLIIPFLIAAALKSAQGSSTAALVITSTLIAPLLPQLEIVGSIPLALVVMAIGAGAMVVSHVNDSYFWVVKEFSGMSVTQAYKAQTAATLLQGIVAFLTTLLLWVILV
- a CDS encoding DUF2975 domain-containing protein; this translates as MSKASTNFLKISVLLIGLAVLLICIFLLPWLANYIANMYPEFAHLQYPILIGVYLTVIPFFIALYEAFRLLRFIERGEAFSELAVFSLGRIKSSAIAIFVLYIVGIIYLITQSALHPSIALVGIVIVFATIVIYVFTTVLQEVLKSALDIKNENDLTI
- a CDS encoding helix-turn-helix domain-containing protein, which encodes MNYGKRLKELRERKKLSQQQLADSLNINRSTYARYELAQTQPDFETLQKLADFYEVSTDYLLGREENKVNVAGQEINLTPEEYKVFEVLKKHPVLFHDLASDPEKKIKELIKLYQVKKMFLEEDEEEYGDGFGEFDD
- a CDS encoding KamA family radical SAM protein — protein: MKVKFYTSIDQVEQLPQDDKERVKPVAENFVFRANDYYLSLIDWNNPDDPIRKIIIPSESELDEYGQWDASDEAANYVVPGCQHKYKTTALLVVSEICGAYCRFCFRKRLFNNDHEEVHMNPQPGINYIGQHPEINNVLLTGGDSLMLSTKRLRNIITQLREIDHVKIIRLGSKLPVFQPMRIYEDEALLDLIRTYSTPEKRIYIMTHINHPNEITTESKKAISALIEAGAIVLNQTPVLRGINDDPNVLAELLDKLSWAGVHPYYFFINRPVAGNHDFVLPLKEVYEIVEAAKARTSGLGKRVRLAMSHSSGKIEILAVKNGKAYLKYHQAKYGNYGELMILDCPDDASWFDDLPGNEKYWKQLEKVEY
- a CDS encoding YjgN family protein; this encodes MSQANEANREESYFDGGLLQYIGWRILGFLVTVCTLGICLPWSYTMIYRWKIEHTVINGRRLTFNGSAIGLFGNWIKWWFFTVITLGIYGFWVFIKLEKWKTKYTTFA
- a CDS encoding glycerate kinase; its protein translation is MKIVIAPDLDKGSLSSIRVANTMKQGISEIYPHANISLKPMADGGEGTVDTILFPTQEIK
- a CDS encoding helix-turn-helix domain-containing protein, whose amino-acid sequence is MAIIVNLDVMLAKRKMSVTELSEKVGITMANISILKNGKAKAIRFSTLEAICKVLDCQPGDLLEYRKDED
- a CDS encoding glycerate kinase, translated to MGPLDEPIQTYYAIDDSAVLECANIAGLTHVPLRLKNITTYGLGEVMKRPLVR
- a CDS encoding DUF4179 domain-containing protein, encoding MFEKEEKELMKSKTHYHDIQIPDEIDTYIYSGIEHGKRTKRRIHHTKLSTFTIAALLFLSIISIRVSPVFASLVSQVPGMERIIQFIQGDKGLERAVQNDFLQVVNKSVSHQGITFTINEVIADESQMIFFYSLESDESLTSIRLDDVKIVNEKGESLEGTLSYSPHAGIKKGKVVHGKMEVGMHDDVKKLPKTVTIQAKIEMEPNKKESSNQKWELTFPIDQEKFYGNIKTFELNKSVQIEGQTITFKNVTVYPTRVALHVLFDPNNPKQIFAFDDLTIVDEKGEKWASIQDGITAEHISRNEQILFIQSNYFTKPKELFIRFTTLRALDKNQLDVAVDLNKKKIIKGPSEGLTLQNVSRNKEMTTVEFLIESKEKRDVNHYYQIFDHEYRDETGATYEWNELGSSSGESELEFTQIGDLTFPAESNQLLLKIIDYPTRVKGNVKVKIK
- a CDS encoding sigma-70 family RNA polymerase sigma factor; the protein is MDVKTFKNAQKGDEAAFFQIMSQQKKQLYRVAYSYLKNEQDALEAIQEVTFRAYKNIKKVKEPKFFATWITRIMINYCVDELKRDSRLLLQEYENNNSVIEDHDNRIHVQEALQQLEPRYQEIIILKYYQDLTIEQIAESVGRPIGTVKTWLNKALIFLRGELKKGGDFHV